One genomic segment of Micromonospora sp. WMMC415 includes these proteins:
- a CDS encoding amino acid ABC transporter ATP-binding protein has protein sequence MTATDGTVATATRPMVKAEGVTKRFGHVEVLKGIDLTVAPGEVACLLGPSGSGKSTFLRCVNHLERIDGGQLWVDGELVGYRRQGDKLYELKAREVARRRRDIGMVFQRFNLFPHLTALGNVMEAPLRVLGVPREKARAEALALLERVGLAEKATAYPAQLSGGQQQRVAIARALAMHPKLMLFDEPTSALDPELVGDVLDVMKSLAADGMTMVVVTHEMGFAREVADTVAFLDGGVVVEAGPPDEVLGDPRHARTRAFLDKVL, from the coding sequence ATGACGGCGACCGACGGGACGGTGGCTACGGCGACCCGTCCGATGGTGAAGGCCGAGGGCGTCACCAAGCGGTTCGGCCACGTCGAGGTGCTCAAGGGCATCGACCTCACCGTCGCGCCCGGCGAGGTCGCCTGCCTGCTCGGCCCCTCCGGCTCCGGCAAGTCCACCTTCCTACGCTGCGTCAACCACCTCGAACGCATCGACGGCGGGCAGCTCTGGGTCGACGGCGAGCTGGTCGGCTACCGCCGGCAGGGCGACAAGCTCTACGAGCTGAAGGCCCGCGAGGTCGCCCGCCGCCGACGCGACATCGGCATGGTGTTCCAGCGGTTCAACCTCTTCCCCCACCTGACCGCACTGGGCAACGTCATGGAGGCGCCGCTGCGCGTCCTCGGCGTCCCGCGCGAGAAGGCCCGCGCCGAGGCGCTCGCCCTGCTGGAACGCGTCGGCCTGGCGGAGAAGGCGACCGCCTACCCGGCCCAGCTCTCCGGCGGCCAGCAGCAGCGGGTGGCCATCGCCCGGGCGCTGGCCATGCACCCGAAGCTGATGCTCTTCGACGAGCCGACGTCGGCCCTCGACCCGGAACTCGTCGGCGACGTGCTCGATGTCATGAAGAGCCTCGCCGCCGACGGCATGACCATGGTCGTGGTGACCCACGAGATGGGCTTCGCCCGCGAAGTCGCCGACACCGTCGCGTTCCTCGACGGCGGGGTCGTGGTGGAGGCCGGCCCGCCCGACGAGGTGCTGGGCGACCCGAGGCACGCCCGCACCCGCGCGTTCCTGGACAAGGTCCTGTGA